Genomic DNA from Dehalococcoidia bacterium:
GGATCGATTCTGCCAGAGGGTAGGGATCATCCATTACGGCGAGCATCAAGATTTTTGTCTCCGGTCTGATGCGCATAATCTCAGAGGTGGCCGTGACACCCCCGATGATGGGCAAACGAGTATCCATCAGCACAACATCTGCTGAAGACTTCCGCATCCACGCGATTGCCTCCGCTCCCGTTGCCGCTTCCCCAACAACAGCAATTCCATGCGCAGATCGCAGTATGCTCCGCAGCCCCACTCTGATTACCAGATTGGCATTAACTATCAGTACCCTTACCACATCCATGATCGAATCACCCCCCAATAAGTAACTCGGCAGATTATACACCCTTCGGTCGAGGATTACATGAGTAAAAGGGCCTAACTTTGGGAAATACCCGAGTTTGCGAAGTGAGGCTGGCTTTTGTGGAATGATGAGGCCTGGCCGGATAGGAAGCAGGGGTTAGCGAGTGTGAAAGTGGAAACTGAAATCGTGTTCCAATGACGAATTTAAAATGACCGTTCGCCCTGAGCCTGTCGAAGGGCCGTTAATGGTTCGACAAGCTCACCACGAACGGTATTTTCAGAGTAATGACACCGTTGGCACTCCAATCAGCGTTCCCTAGCAAGTGGGTGCGGCGCTATTCACCAGAGTCTGTTCCAGCACCTGATCGACGTGATCGGCAAAAACAAACTGGAGCTCATCCTTGATCTGCTGTGGGACTTCCTCCAGGTCCTTTTCGTTCTCCCTGGGAAGAACCACCTTTTTGACGCCTGCCCGGTGAGCTGCCATCACCTTTTCCTTGATTCCGCCCACGGGCAACACCTTACCCCTGAGGGTAATCTCGCCGGTCATGGCCACGTTTCTCCTGATCGGTTTGCAGGAGATGGCGGAGGCCAGGGCCACCGTCATGGTGACTCCGGCAGAAGGGCCATCTTTGGGAATAGCACCGGCCGGAACGTGTATATGGATATCCTTTGTTTCGGTGAAGTTTTCCTCCACCCCGAGCGAAACAGCCCGTGAACGGACATAGGTCAATGCCGCCTTGGCCGATTCCTGCATCACGTCGCCCAGCTTCCCGGTCAGAATGAGATTGCCTCTGCCTGCTACCAGAGAAGCTTCCACAAACAGCACGTCGCCACCGGCCGGTGTCCACGCCAGGCCCGTGGCCACTCCGATCTCATCGTCGCCCTCCGCCACCTCATAATGGAATTTCTCCGGACCCAGGAATTCCTTGAGATCACTCGAAGTCACGGAGACATTTCCGTGCCCGTTCGTGGCCACCTGGCGAGCGATCTTGCGACAGATGGTGCCGATCTCTCGCTCCAGGTTTCTGAGCCCGGCCTCCCGGGTGTATTTCCTAATAATGGCCATAACAGCATCATCCGTCAGGCTGGCATTTGCCTGGGATATCCCGTTGGCCTCGAGCTGTTTGGGAATGAGGAACTTCCGGGCAATCTGTAATTTCTCCATCTCGGTATAACCGGGCAATTCCAATATTTCCATCCGATCCTTCAGCGCAGGCAGAATCGGGTCCTCCAGATTAGCCGTGGTGATGAACATCACCTTGGAGAGATCAAACGGCACATCCAGATAGTGGTCATTGAAAGAGTTGTTCTGTTCAGGGTCCAGCACTTCTAGCAGCGCAGCTGAAGGATCGCCGCGGAAATCAGCGCCCACCTTGTCGATCTCATCGAGCATGAACACCGGATCATTGGAACCGGCTCGGCGAATCTCCTGGATGATCCGGCCCGGCAAGGCTCCCACATAGGTGCGGCGGAATCCCCTGATCTCGGCCTCATCTCGAACACCACCCAGGGACATACGGACAAAGTGACGTCCCAGAGACCGGGCGATGGACCGGCCGATGGAGGTTTTCCCCGTCCCCGGCGGCCCCACGAAACACAGGATCGGGCCTTTCATATCCTGCTTGAGCTTCCTCACCGCCAGATAATCGAGGATTCTTTCCTTGACTTTCTCCAGATCATAATGGTCCTCATCGAGTATCTCGGAGGCTCGTTTGACGTCTATGCTTTCTTCCGTGCTCTTGCTCCAGGGAAGGCTGGTAATCCAGTCCAGATAGGTTTTGACTACACTGTAATCCGCAGCCTGAGGGGGCATCTTGCTCAGTCGAGCCAGTTCCCGCTCCGCTTCCTTCAGCGCTTCTGGCGGCAATTGAGCCTGGTTGATCTTCTCTCTGATCTCATTTAT
This window encodes:
- the lon gene encoding endopeptidase La; the encoded protein is DDVVNDKKILGIFPLLKFDEPSSAENFNPIGTATSVVKMLRLPDGSIRALLQGITRIRVTEVTQTEPYFKGKVEVAEEQVEKTAEVNALMRNLLELFRKTVSLSPNLPEEIGMMAMNLTDPGNLADLIAAHINLSPEEKRDILGEINVQKRMEKLTGLINRELEILELGSKIQSQMKSEMDKTQREFYLREQMKAIQKELGETDEQAVEINEIREKINQAQLPPEALKEAERELARLSKMPPQAADYSVVKTYLDWITSLPWSKSTEESIDVKRASEILDEDHYDLEKVKERILDYLAVRKLKQDMKGPILCFVGPPGTGKTSIGRSIARSLGRHFVRMSLGGVRDEAEIRGFRRTYVGALPGRIIQEIRRAGSNDPVFMLDEIDKVGADFRGDPSAALLEVLDPEQNNSFNDHYLDVPFDLSKVMFITTANLEDPILPALKDRMEILELPGYTEMEKLQIARKFLIPKQLEANGISQANASLTDDAVMAIIRKYTREAGLRNLEREIGTICRKIARQVATNGHGNVSVTSSDLKEFLGPEKFHYEVAEGDDEIGVATGLAWTPAGGDVLFVEASLVAGRGNLILTGKLGDVMQESAKAALTYVRSRAVSLGVEENFTETKDIHIHVPAGAIPKDGPSAGVTMTVALASAISCKPIRRNVAMTGEITLRGKVLPVGGIKEKVMAAHRAGVKKVVLPRENEKDLEEVPQQIKDELQFVFADHVDQVLEQTLVNSAAPTC